A genomic stretch from Gammaproteobacteria bacterium includes:
- a CDS encoding Trm112 family protein — MDRKLLDILVCPLCKGPLVFNQDKAELVCKGDRLAFPIREDIPVMLEEEARQLAADEEVA, encoded by the coding sequence ATGGATAGAAAACTGTTAGATATACTGGTATGTCCGCTGTGTAAAGGTCCGCTGGTTTTCAATCAGGACAAAGCCGAACTGGTCTGTAAAGGTGATCGTCTGGCTTTCCCGATTCGAGAGGATATTCCTGTTATGTTGGAAGAAGAAGCTCGGCAGTTGGCTGCTGACGAGGAAGTGGCTTAA
- the kdsB gene encoding 3-deoxy-manno-octulosonate cytidylyltransferase → MSFTVVIPARYASSRLPGKPLLDIAGKSLLQRVYELAMASAAHRVIIATDDERIHDTATGFGAQVCMTTDKPSSGTERIAEVIDLMRLPQGEIIVNVQGDEPMLPPVLIDLTVRTLMEKTAAAMATLCYPIDNLEELLNPNVVKVTMNTLGYALYFSRAPIPWDRDRFDAQTLSAKMGLPLERGKFFRHLGIYAYRAGFVSQYVITQPSPLEQLEKLEQLRVLDNNQRIAVAVSPKDPGVGVDTPEDLEKVRALLKC, encoded by the coding sequence ATGTCATTTACGGTTGTCATTCCGGCCCGATATGCCTCGTCCCGCTTACCCGGGAAGCCCTTGCTTGATATCGCCGGCAAAAGTTTGTTGCAACGCGTGTATGAGTTGGCTATGGCCAGCGCAGCACATCGGGTTATCATCGCTACCGATGATGAGCGTATACACGATACGGCTACCGGATTCGGGGCTCAGGTATGCATGACGACAGATAAGCCCAGCAGTGGGACTGAACGCATCGCGGAAGTCATTGACCTGATGCGATTGCCTCAGGGCGAAATCATTGTCAATGTGCAGGGGGACGAGCCCATGTTGCCTCCGGTACTTATCGATCTCACCGTACGAACTCTAATGGAGAAAACCGCAGCGGCTATGGCAACACTTTGCTATCCCATAGACAACTTGGAAGAGCTGCTAAATCCCAATGTGGTCAAAGTCACCATGAACACACTGGGATATGCCTTGTATTTCAGTCGGGCCCCCATACCCTGGGACAGAGACCGCTTCGATGCGCAGACACTAAGTGCCAAGATGGGATTGCCGTTGGAGCGGGGCAAGTTTTTTCGCCATCTGGGAATTTATGCCTATCGTGCGGGGTTTGTGTCCCAATACGTTATCACTCAGCCATCACCGCTGGAACAACTGGAGAAGCTGGAGCAATTGCGAGTTCTTGATAATAATCAACGAATTGCGGTTGCAGTGTCGCCCAAAGACCCGGGAGTGGGAGTGGATACTCCGGAGGATCTGGAAAAAGTGCGGGCATTACTCAAATGTTGA